The following are from one region of the Deltaproteobacteria bacterium genome:
- the hcp gene encoding hydroxylamine reductase — translation MFCFQCEQTAKGEGCTKIGVCGKQPDTAALQDLLIHALKGLSLYAVEGSKVGVRSSEVDRFTCEAIFSTLTNVNFDAERFVKLINRSVELREALKVKVAAAGGKVDFTAPAAVFQAAATKDELVAQGGGVGVKANPDLNPDILSLRELIVYGIKGLAAYADHARILGQTDDAIYAFIYEGLAATLNDDIGVDELVGLALKCGEVNLKAMELLDAGNTGTYGHPVPTSVPLGAKKGKAILVSGHDLKDLEEVLKQSQGKGINVYTHGEMLPCHGYPELKKYDHFYGHYGTAWQNQAREFAAFPGPILMTTNCIQKPRDEYKGNIYTTGLVGWPGVTHLVDKDFTPLVEKALAMPGFEEDAPGKSVMVGFARNAVLGVADKVIEAVKNKAIRHFFLVAGCDGAKPGRNYYTEFVEKVPADSVVLTLACGKFRFFDMDLGDIGGIPRLLDVGQCNDAYSAVQIAVALANAFECDVNDLPLSMVLSWYEQKACVILLSLLHLGIKDIRLGPSLPAFISPNVLDVLVKNFNIMPITTPDEDLKAILG, via the coding sequence ATGTTTTGTTTTCAATGTGAGCAGACGGCAAAGGGCGAAGGGTGCACCAAAATAGGCGTTTGCGGGAAGCAGCCCGATACGGCCGCCCTGCAGGATCTTTTGATTCATGCGCTCAAAGGGCTCTCCCTCTATGCAGTGGAGGGTAGCAAGGTCGGTGTCAGGAGTAGCGAGGTCGACCGGTTTACCTGCGAAGCCATTTTTTCCACCCTGACCAACGTCAATTTCGATGCCGAACGCTTCGTCAAACTGATCAATCGAAGCGTCGAATTGAGGGAAGCGCTCAAGGTAAAAGTGGCCGCGGCAGGAGGCAAGGTCGATTTCACGGCGCCAGCCGCCGTTTTTCAGGCGGCTGCCACCAAGGACGAACTCGTCGCCCAGGGGGGAGGCGTGGGGGTCAAGGCCAATCCCGATCTCAACCCCGACATCCTTTCCTTGAGAGAACTTATCGTATACGGCATCAAGGGGCTGGCGGCCTATGCCGACCACGCCCGTATCCTCGGCCAGACGGACGATGCCATTTACGCCTTCATCTATGAAGGCCTGGCAGCCACCCTCAACGACGACATCGGTGTTGACGAACTCGTCGGGCTGGCGCTGAAATGCGGCGAGGTGAATCTCAAGGCCATGGAACTTCTGGATGCCGGCAACACGGGGACCTACGGCCATCCCGTCCCCACCAGTGTCCCCCTGGGGGCGAAGAAGGGCAAGGCCATCCTGGTCTCGGGTCACGACCTCAAGGACCTGGAAGAAGTACTGAAGCAAAGTCAGGGCAAGGGCATCAACGTGTACACCCACGGTGAGATGCTGCCCTGTCACGGTTATCCGGAGCTTAAAAAATACGACCACTTTTACGGCCATTACGGGACCGCCTGGCAGAATCAGGCCAGGGAGTTCGCCGCCTTCCCGGGGCCCATCCTGATGACCACCAACTGCATCCAGAAACCCAGAGATGAATACAAGGGCAATATCTATACGACCGGCCTGGTGGGTTGGCCCGGCGTGACGCACCTCGTCGATAAAGACTTCACCCCGCTTGTCGAAAAAGCGCTGGCCATGCCGGGGTTTGAGGAGGATGCCCCCGGTAAGTCCGTCATGGTGGGCTTTGCCCGCAATGCCGTCCTGGGCGTGGCCGACAAGGTCATCGAAGCCGTGAAAAACAAGGCTATCAGGCACTTCTTCCTGGTTGCCGGCTGCGACGGCGCCAAGCCCGGCCGCAACTACTACACCGAATTTGTCGAAAAGGTGCCCGCGGACAGTGTTGTATTGACCCTGGCCTGCGGCAAATTCCGTTTCTTCGACATGGATCTCGGGGACATCGGCGGCATTCCCAGGCTCCTGGACGTGGGCCAGTGCAACGACGCCTACTCCGCCGTGCAGATTGCGGTCGCCTTGGCCAACGCCTTCGAATGCGATGTCAACGACCTGCCGCTCTCCATGGTATTGTCATGGTATGAGCAGAAGGCCTGTGTCATCCTGCTCTCTCTGCTGCACCTGGGGATCAAGGACATCCGGCTCGGACCGAGCCTGCCGGCGTTTATTTCCCCCAACGTGCTTGACGTACTGGTTAAGAATTTCAATATTATGCC
- a CDS encoding Crp/Fnr family transcriptional regulator has product MEKILEIIAQIPIFEGLSEAELKELRRIARDRFYNKGQTVFSEGDEGNGFYVVAAGKVKIYKMSQEGKEQILHIYGPGNPFGEVPVFSGKRFPANAQTLSKSHLLFFPRTSFITLISNNPSLCLNMLAVLSMRLRQFTVQVENLSLKEVPGRLASYLLYLAREQENGHVVSLPISKGQLASLLGTIPETLSRILAKMSGRRLIGVEGGRIDLLDPAGLEELAETGKL; this is encoded by the coding sequence ATGGAAAAAATACTTGAAATCATAGCGCAGATTCCGATTTTCGAAGGTTTGTCCGAAGCGGAGTTGAAAGAACTGCGCCGGATAGCCAGGGACAGGTTTTACAACAAGGGGCAAACCGTTTTTTCAGAGGGTGACGAAGGAAACGGCTTTTACGTCGTGGCGGCGGGCAAGGTGAAGATCTACAAGATGTCGCAGGAGGGCAAGGAGCAGATCCTGCATATTTATGGACCGGGCAATCCCTTTGGCGAGGTGCCGGTGTTTTCGGGTAAAAGGTTCCCGGCCAATGCCCAGACCCTCTCGAAAAGCCACCTTCTGTTTTTTCCCCGTACGTCCTTTATAACGTTGATTTCCAACAACCCATCCCTTTGTCTGAATATGCTGGCGGTGCTTTCCATGCGTTTGCGGCAGTTCACCGTCCAGGTGGAGAATCTGTCTCTCAAGGAGGTTCCCGGCCGGCTTGCGTCCTATCTCCTTTACCTGGCGCGGGAACAGGAGAACGGGCACGTCGTTTCCCTGCCCATTTCCAAGGGGCAACTGGCCAGTCTTCTGGGAACCATCCCCGAAACCCTGTCCCGGATCCTGGCAAAAATGAGCGGCCGCCGGTTGATAGGGGTGGAGGGCGGCCGTATCGACCTGCTGGACCCTGCGGGGCTGGAGGAACTTGCCGAGACCGGGAAACTGTAA